The following proteins come from a genomic window of Diceros bicornis minor isolate mBicDic1 chromosome 4, mDicBic1.mat.cur, whole genome shotgun sequence:
- the LOC131404489 gene encoding protein S100-A8-like, with the protein MLTDLENAMDSLIDVYHKYSLKKGNYHSVYKDDLKRLLETECPHYTKEKDALTWFKELDVNRDGAINFEEFLILVIKVGLEAHKKSHQV; encoded by the exons ATGCTGACAGACCTGGAGAATGCCATGGACTCCCTCATTGACGTCTACCACAAGTACTCCCTGAAGAAAGGGAATTACCATTCCGTCTATAAGGACGACTTGAAAAGATTGTTAGAAACAGAGTGTCCTCACTACACAAAG GAAAAGGATGCACTCACGTGGTTCAAAGAGTTGGACGTCAATAGAGATGGTGCTATTAACTTTGAAGAGTTCCTCATCCTGGTGATCAAGGTGGGCCTGGAAGCCCATAAAAAGAGCCACCAGGTGTAG